The following coding sequences lie in one Chitinispirillales bacterium genomic window:
- a CDS encoding 4Fe-4S binding protein, with amino-acid sequence MAHTITDECLSCGACVSECPLEAISEGQGKYEIDADKCSDCGACESACPAEAIKA; translated from the coding sequence ATGGCTCATACTATTACCGATGAATGTTTATCATGCGGCGCTTGTGTATCTGAATGCCCGCTTGAAGCGATTAGCGAAGGACAAGGAAAATACGAAATTGACGCGGACAAATGTTCCGACTGCGGCGCTTGCGAAAGCGCATGTCCGGCGGAAGCGATTAAAGCGTAA
- the dapB gene encoding dihydrodipicolinate reductase yields MSVKVMVNGLPGNMAKEFAIIAQKRGLEIIPYSLTGPDITEKEIKIGSKDIKLILPNDRKNVIEKIKSEFAPFISVDYTHPSSVNSNAEFYIAHDLPFVMGTTGGDRKKLKEDVDTAKLSCVIAPNMAKQIAALQLMFEKMQSDFPDLYKNYKLSVAESHQKTKADTSGTAKAIVDTFNKMGVAQISYDDIQKIRREEEQINFGVPQNYLLGHAFHTYRLESEDKTVAFEFKHNVCGRNIYAEGTVDATLFLANNLKPLGGGQCFSMTDVLKSGIKNMPD; encoded by the coding sequence ATGTCTGTCAAAGTAATGGTAAACGGATTACCCGGAAACATGGCGAAAGAATTTGCAATAATTGCGCAAAAAAGAGGACTTGAAATAATACCTTATTCTTTAACCGGTCCGGATATTACGGAAAAAGAAATAAAAATCGGAAGCAAAGACATAAAATTGATACTTCCGAACGATCGTAAAAATGTTATTGAAAAAATAAAAAGTGAATTTGCGCCGTTTATTTCGGTCGATTATACTCACCCGTCTTCTGTAAATTCAAACGCAGAATTTTATATTGCGCACGACCTGCCGTTTGTAATGGGAACAACGGGCGGCGATCGAAAAAAATTGAAAGAAGACGTCGATACGGCGAAATTATCTTGCGTAATAGCCCCGAATATGGCAAAACAAATTGCCGCGTTACAGCTTATGTTTGAAAAAATGCAAAGCGACTTTCCAGATTTATACAAGAATTACAAACTCTCGGTCGCTGAAAGCCACCAAAAAACCAAAGCGGACACTTCGGGAACGGCAAAAGCGATAGTCGATACGTTCAACAAAATGGGCGTCGCTCAAATTTCTTACGACGATATACAAAAAATACGCAGAGAAGAAGAACAGATAAACTTTGGCGTTCCACAAAATTATCTTTTGGGACACGCATTTCACACGTACCGATTAGAATCCGAAGACAAAACCGTCGCTTTTGAATTTAAACACAACGTTTGCGGAAGAAATATTTATGCGGAAGGAACCGTTGACGCAACATTATTTCTTGCTAATAATTTAAAACCGTTAGGCGGCGGACAGTGTTTTTCAATGACAGACGTTTTGAAATCAGGCATAAAAAATATGCCGGACTAA